A single genomic interval of halophilic archaeon DL31 harbors:
- a CDS encoding membrane-flanked domain DUF304 (PFAM: Protein of unknown function DUF304, prokaryotic transmembrane adjacent region~KEGG: hut:Huta_1366 membrane-flanked domain protein), protein MGRGKPALWSALLGLPFVGGGAWLYLSQQQYPPVFGVPFVAFGLFIITVGAYVHIVSPSKLRTGEGEEILMTRHPTQRVATVKISIGLPLLLLTVILLYFTRIPYVYPTLTFAVGLYTFSKGLYVYWANSLTTYYMTNQRVVKEYRFLSLVRREVPHRKVRGVQERQSLIETLVGLGNVIVASGGGRSLEVRMRNMERSEEFADAVRDLI, encoded by the coding sequence GTGGGACGAGGCAAACCTGCGCTCTGGAGCGCATTGTTAGGGCTTCCGTTCGTCGGAGGAGGGGCGTGGCTGTATCTCAGTCAACAGCAATACCCACCCGTCTTCGGAGTTCCCTTCGTTGCGTTCGGGTTGTTCATCATCACGGTCGGGGCCTACGTGCACATCGTCTCGCCGAGCAAGCTCCGAACCGGCGAGGGCGAGGAGATACTGATGACACGACACCCGACGCAGCGGGTCGCCACGGTCAAAATCTCAATCGGCCTCCCTCTGCTGCTACTCACCGTGATTCTTTTGTACTTCACACGAATTCCGTACGTGTATCCGACCCTGACTTTCGCGGTCGGCCTCTACACCTTCTCCAAGGGACTGTACGTCTACTGGGCCAATTCGCTGACAACGTACTATATGACGAACCAACGGGTCGTCAAGGAGTACCGGTTTCTCTCGCTCGTACGTCGGGAGGTCCCCCACCGGAAGGTTCGCGGTGTCCAGGAACGACAGTCGCTTATCGAGACGCTGGTCGGGTTGGGGAACGTCATCGTTGCTTCCGGTGGAGGCCGGTCGCTCGAGGTCAGAATGCGGAATATGGAGCGTTCGGAGGAGTTCGCCGACGCGGTACGGGACCTCATCTGA
- a CDS encoding Glutathione transferase (KEGG: hwa:HQ1275A glutathione S-transferase~PFAM: Glutathione S-transferase, C-terminal) gives MNMLVDGEWRVDAYESTNEDGEFDRSESSFRNWLDGGVPEAGAAPESSEFTPESGRYHLYICRACPWAHRAAMVRQLRGLEDDISISLVQPERYDQGWEFSAEHSDPLGDHEFLHEVYTDADPEFTGRVTVPVLWDTQEDTIVNNESSEIMRMLDTAFDGNDVSLYPADLREEIDETVEAIYEPINNGVYRAGFAGNQAAYDEAVEELFDALDHWEDVLDGQRYLAGDGKRLTLADVAMFATLVRFDHVYHTHFKCNRRAIHEYPNLWGYTKDLYQTGEPSGSPDRRTGGATIRESAVAETVNMDHITRHYYVSHGDLNPKRLVPTGPDIDFTEPHNRDELPGTPPATLVGQ, from the coding sequence ATGAACATGCTCGTCGACGGCGAGTGGCGCGTGGACGCTTACGAGTCGACCAACGAAGACGGAGAGTTCGACCGGTCCGAAAGCAGCTTCCGGAACTGGCTGGATGGTGGCGTTCCCGAGGCGGGTGCCGCCCCGGAGTCAAGCGAGTTCACACCGGAGTCCGGGCGCTACCATCTCTACATCTGCCGGGCCTGTCCGTGGGCCCACCGCGCGGCGATGGTTCGCCAGCTCCGGGGACTCGAAGACGACATCTCCATCTCGTTGGTCCAGCCCGAGCGCTACGACCAGGGCTGGGAGTTCTCTGCGGAGCATTCCGACCCGCTGGGCGACCATGAGTTCCTCCACGAGGTCTACACCGACGCCGACCCCGAGTTCACGGGTCGCGTGACGGTGCCGGTGCTCTGGGACACACAGGAAGACACCATCGTCAACAACGAGTCGAGCGAGATTATGCGGATGCTCGACACCGCCTTCGACGGCAACGACGTGTCGCTCTACCCTGCAGACCTGCGTGAGGAAATCGACGAGACCGTTGAAGCCATCTACGAGCCAATCAACAACGGTGTCTACCGCGCGGGCTTTGCGGGCAATCAGGCAGCCTACGACGAGGCCGTCGAGGAACTGTTCGACGCGCTCGACCACTGGGAGGACGTCCTCGACGGCCAGCGCTACCTCGCCGGCGACGGCAAGCGCCTGACGCTCGCGGACGTGGCGATGTTCGCGACGCTGGTCCGCTTCGACCACGTCTACCACACCCACTTCAAATGTAACCGCCGGGCCATCCACGAGTACCCGAATCTCTGGGGCTACACGAAGGACTTGTACCAGACGGGCGAACCCTCGGGTTCGCCGGACAGACGAACGGGGGGTGCAACGATCCGTGAGTCGGCAGTCGCTGAGACGGTGAACATGGACCACATCACCCGCCACTACTACGTGAGCCACGGCGACCTCAACCCCAAACGGCTCGTGCCGACCGGGCCGGATATCGACTTCACTGAGCCACACAACCGCGACGAACTCCCGGGAACACCGCCAGCGACCCTCGTCGGCCAGTAA
- a CDS encoding transcriptional regulator, XRE family (KEGG: hbo:Hbor_25480 hypothetical protein~PFAM: Phosphomethylpyrimidine kinase; Helix-turn-helix type 3~SMART: Helix-turn-helix type 3) codes for MKFVEEIVVETFLPTYRSMLAERLRDRGLTQAAVADLLGISQSAVSKYAHGDVDTNPAVEDDERVAQLADRVADGLADGTMSRVGALVETEVLIRQLEEGDLLARLHEDAWPELADADVTLAVHDPDSALRTSEEVLASVRRGLRVLTNASGFAGLIPNVGTNIVEALPDPAGIEDVAGVPGRIVDVKGAATVPADPEFGVSEHVANVLLSAQTGGAVAAAAMNVSYDPDVIERFEAAGYRTVEFDPDAPTDPVRAAVETLVDPEEADCDGLGSEEPFVLYQTGTHGVEAITYVLGPDAPTVARAVVETLLE; via the coding sequence ATGAAGTTCGTCGAGGAGATCGTCGTCGAGACGTTCCTCCCCACCTATCGCTCGATGCTGGCCGAACGACTCCGCGACCGAGGGCTCACCCAGGCAGCGGTGGCCGACCTGCTGGGCATCAGTCAGTCGGCCGTCTCGAAATACGCTCATGGCGACGTCGACACCAATCCCGCGGTCGAAGACGACGAACGGGTCGCCCAGCTTGCCGACCGCGTCGCCGACGGGCTGGCGGACGGAACCATGAGCCGCGTCGGCGCGCTGGTGGAGACGGAGGTGCTCATTCGCCAACTGGAAGAGGGAGACCTGCTCGCTCGCCTCCACGAGGATGCATGGCCGGAACTCGCTGACGCCGACGTGACACTCGCGGTCCACGACCCCGACTCCGCGCTCCGGACGAGCGAGGAGGTGCTCGCCTCGGTTCGCCGTGGGCTGCGGGTGCTCACCAATGCCTCCGGCTTTGCGGGGCTCATCCCCAACGTGGGCACGAACATCGTGGAGGCGCTGCCCGACCCAGCGGGCATCGAGGACGTGGCTGGTGTCCCGGGACGGATTGTCGACGTGAAGGGAGCCGCCACGGTGCCGGCCGACCCCGAGTTCGGCGTGAGCGAGCACGTCGCGAACGTACTGCTCTCGGCGCAGACCGGCGGTGCGGTGGCTGCTGCCGCGATGAACGTCAGCTACGACCCGGACGTAATCGAACGGTTCGAGGCAGCGGGCTACCGCACGGTGGAGTTCGACCCCGATGCCCCCACCGACCCGGTTCGAGCAGCGGTCGAAACGCTCGTCGATCCAGAAGAAGCAGACTGCGACGGATTGGGGAGCGAGGAGCCCTTCGTTCTCTATCAGACTGGCACCCACGGCGTCGAGGCCATTACCTATGTCCTCGGCCCGGACGCACCGACGGTCGCCCGAGCGGTGGTCGAGACGCTGCTCGAGTGA
- a CDS encoding Deoxycytidine triphosphate deaminase (TIGRFAM: Deoxycytidine triphosphate deaminase~HAMAP: Deoxycytidine triphosphate deaminase~KEGG: hla:Hlac_0445 deoxycytidine triphosphate deaminase~PFAM: DeoxyUTP pyrophosphatase domain): protein MILSDQDILRRLEVGDLVIEPLEDIDMQVQPASVDLRLGEQFLEFQRTNIPCIHPNRAEEVGDYVSETVVQEGDEFILHPGDFVLGTTTERVEIPPDLIAHVQGRSSLGRLAVVVHATAGIVDPGYEGQITLELSNLGTAPVALSPGMRISQLIFTELSSPAERPYGVDRDSKYQGQSGPQASRIGSDPEFVAKRAEAENRTEEDG from the coding sequence ATGATACTCTCGGACCAGGATATCCTCCGGCGGCTGGAGGTCGGCGACCTCGTCATCGAACCGCTCGAGGACATCGATATGCAGGTCCAGCCAGCGAGCGTCGACCTTCGGCTGGGCGAGCAGTTCCTGGAGTTCCAGCGCACCAACATCCCCTGTATCCACCCCAATCGCGCGGAGGAGGTTGGCGATTACGTCTCCGAAACCGTGGTGCAGGAGGGAGACGAGTTCATCCTCCATCCTGGCGATTTCGTACTTGGCACTACCACCGAGCGCGTCGAAATCCCGCCCGACCTCATCGCCCACGTCCAGGGCCGCTCCTCGCTCGGACGCCTCGCCGTCGTCGTCCACGCGACTGCGGGCATCGTCGACCCGGGGTACGAGGGCCAGATTACGCTCGAACTCTCAAACCTCGGCACCGCGCCCGTCGCGCTCTCGCCGGGAATGCGCATCTCCCAACTCATCTTCACCGAACTCAGCTCTCCGGCCGAGCGCCCCTACGGAGTCGACCGCGATTCGAAGTATCAGGGCCAGTCCGGCCCGCAGGCCTCCCGCATCGGGAGCGACCCCGAGTTCGTTGCGAAGCGGGCCGAGGCCGAGAATCGGACGGAAGAGGACGGATGA